In Mytilus edulis chromosome 4, xbMytEdul2.2, whole genome shotgun sequence, the following proteins share a genomic window:
- the LOC139521758 gene encoding perilipin-2-like isoform X1 gives MYRQHMEEQRRIMEDQQFINQLGKIPVVSSAWTQAYNLYQRTKGSHELLKSSLNMAEAGVKTVVDTSVVFGKPLVERYQPQIVEKANSYACEKLNQLEEKYPVINKPTEELMEDGKQMYDRYVKPTVDRVVAVKDFTANSYNTGKEQIGKVKQIGSAVTEFGCNQVAKTMDTPYGQFVSSQVNNALDFSEQYVEKYLPESDSEDEENVEKEEMDEYPPNAVTRATSLTGKVRKRMYNKAMRDMKRLQLRSQENLAKLSFTVDLIQYAKTNIETATGKVTGSFGVVQDKMTSVWSQIVTEEDEVQDVPKTLEGQSIAVARNLTKKVKIGITTLTSYIPESVQITLKDRIDQAKQYSDELIKSFQNVNSYEEVPSWLLAQAQDKMGYVQETVNFLTEYLLSKPLDWLSPEFDLDGINLADPVMDLSSNGHAPHEPFDGDNTDNQ, from the exons ATGTACAGACAACACATGGAGGAACAACGAAGGATAATGGAAGATCAACAATTTATAAATCAACTGGGAAAGATCCCAGTGGTCAGTTCAGCCTGGACGCAGGCCTACAATCTCTACCAGAGAACTAAAGGATCCCATGAATTACTGAAGTCCTCTCTAAACATGGCAGAGGCTGGTGTTAAAACTGTGGTGGATACATCAGTAGTGTTTGGTAAACCATTGGTAGAACGATACCAACCACAAA TTGTAGAAAAAGCTAACAGTTATGCTTGTGAGAAATTAAACCAATTGGAAGAGAAATACCCTGTTATCAACAAACCTACTGAAGAG TTAATGGAAGATGGTAAACAGATGTATGATAGGTATGTGAAGCCAACAGTCGATCGTGTTGTAGCAGTCAAAGATTTCACAGCTAACTCTTATAACACAGGAAAGGAACAG ATAGGAAAGGTAAAACAGATTGGATCAGCAGTCACAGAGTTTGGTTGTAACCAAGTGGCCAAGACCATGGACACTCCATATGGTCAGTTTGTGTCCAGCCAAGTCAACAATGCCTTAGATTTCTCAGAACAGTATGTGGAGAAATACTTGCCAGAGTCTGACTCTGAAGATGAAG aaaatgtaGAAAAGGAAGAAATGGATGAATACCCACCAAATGCAGTAACAAGAGCAACAAGTCTGACAGGGAAGGTCCGTAAGAGGATGTATAATAAAGCCATGAGAGATATGAAGAGGTTACAACTTAGAAGTCAAGAAAATCTTGCTAAACTCAGCTTTACTGTAGACTTG attcaGTATGCCAAGACTAACATTGAAACAGCAACAGGAAAAGTGACAGGATCTTTTGGAGTGGTTCAAGATAAAATGACCTCAGTATGGTCACAGATTGTTACAGAAGAAGATGAAGTCCAAGATGTTCCAAAG ACTCTAGAGGGACAGTCGATTGCTGTAGCCAGGAATCTTACAAAGAAAGTCAAGATAGGAATTACAACATTAACATCTTACATCCCAGAGTCCGTACAGATTACACTTAAAGACAGAATTGACCAAGCCAAACAGTATTCAGATGAACTAATCAAATCATTCCAAAAT GTCAACTCTTATGAAGAAGTTCCTAGTTGGTTGTTAGCCCAAGCACAAGACAAAATGGGATATGTACAAGAAACAGTCAACTTCCTTACTGAGTACCTTCTGTCTAAGCCTCTGGACTGGTTG
- the LOC139521758 gene encoding perilipin-2-like isoform X2 produces MYRQHMEEQRRIMEDQQFINQLGKIPVVSSAWTQAYNLYQRTKGSHELLKSSLNMAEAGVKTVVDTSVVFGKPLVERYQPQIVEKANSYACEKLNQLEEKYPVINKPTEELMEDGKQMYDRYVKPTVDRVVAVKDFTANSYNTGKEQIGKVKQIGSAVTEFGCNQVAKTMDTPYGQFVSSQVNNALDFSEQYVEKYLPESDSEDEENVEKEEMDEYPPNAVTRATSLTGKVRKRMYNKAMRDMKRLQLRSQENLAKLSFTVDLIQYAKTNIETATGKVTGSFGVVQDKMTSVWSQIVTEEDEVQDVPKTLEGQSIAVARNLTKKVKIGITTLTSYIPESVQITLKDRIDQAKQYSDELIKSFQNVNSYEEVPSWLLAQAQDKMGYVQETVNFLTEYLLSKPLDWLIPKGKRPEEKED; encoded by the exons ATGTACAGACAACACATGGAGGAACAACGAAGGATAATGGAAGATCAACAATTTATAAATCAACTGGGAAAGATCCCAGTGGTCAGTTCAGCCTGGACGCAGGCCTACAATCTCTACCAGAGAACTAAAGGATCCCATGAATTACTGAAGTCCTCTCTAAACATGGCAGAGGCTGGTGTTAAAACTGTGGTGGATACATCAGTAGTGTTTGGTAAACCATTGGTAGAACGATACCAACCACAAA TTGTAGAAAAAGCTAACAGTTATGCTTGTGAGAAATTAAACCAATTGGAAGAGAAATACCCTGTTATCAACAAACCTACTGAAGAG TTAATGGAAGATGGTAAACAGATGTATGATAGGTATGTGAAGCCAACAGTCGATCGTGTTGTAGCAGTCAAAGATTTCACAGCTAACTCTTATAACACAGGAAAGGAACAG ATAGGAAAGGTAAAACAGATTGGATCAGCAGTCACAGAGTTTGGTTGTAACCAAGTGGCCAAGACCATGGACACTCCATATGGTCAGTTTGTGTCCAGCCAAGTCAACAATGCCTTAGATTTCTCAGAACAGTATGTGGAGAAATACTTGCCAGAGTCTGACTCTGAAGATGAAG aaaatgtaGAAAAGGAAGAAATGGATGAATACCCACCAAATGCAGTAACAAGAGCAACAAGTCTGACAGGGAAGGTCCGTAAGAGGATGTATAATAAAGCCATGAGAGATATGAAGAGGTTACAACTTAGAAGTCAAGAAAATCTTGCTAAACTCAGCTTTACTGTAGACTTG attcaGTATGCCAAGACTAACATTGAAACAGCAACAGGAAAAGTGACAGGATCTTTTGGAGTGGTTCAAGATAAAATGACCTCAGTATGGTCACAGATTGTTACAGAAGAAGATGAAGTCCAAGATGTTCCAAAG ACTCTAGAGGGACAGTCGATTGCTGTAGCCAGGAATCTTACAAAGAAAGTCAAGATAGGAATTACAACATTAACATCTTACATCCCAGAGTCCGTACAGATTACACTTAAAGACAGAATTGACCAAGCCAAACAGTATTCAGATGAACTAATCAAATCATTCCAAAAT GTCAACTCTTATGAAGAAGTTCCTAGTTGGTTGTTAGCCCAAGCACAAGACAAAATGGGATATGTACAAGAAACAGTCAACTTCCTTACTGAGTACCTTCTGTCTAAGCCTCTGGACTGGTTG ATACCCAAAGGAAAAAGACCAGAGGAAAAGGAAGATTAA